In Bradyrhizobium guangxiense, the following are encoded in one genomic region:
- a CDS encoding DMT family transporter: MSSPQAIPSAARPPSAGAIALMLMLCVTWGFNQIAVKLVLPDIPPMLQAMIRSMGALPVLFFIGTLRGVKFFERDGTWKPGLVAGLMFGIEFVLIFQGLRLTSASRAVVFLYTAPFFVALGSYQVLGERLGASQWLGLAISFAGVALAIGVPQPNVDSHVLLGDLMIVGGAALWAATTLVAKGTTLRFAAPEKALGYQVATSIPILGSAAWLFGETITHVPAPLSLGLMAFQAIWVVGTTFTLWFALVKAYSASKLSAFTFITPLFGVVGSYFIMHDTLSLAFGAAALLVIAGLFLVNRPSQTATAPADALLNVTKT; this comes from the coding sequence ATGTCCTCACCACAAGCCATTCCGTCCGCCGCACGTCCCCCCAGTGCCGGCGCCATCGCCCTGATGCTCATGCTGTGCGTGACCTGGGGGTTCAACCAGATCGCGGTGAAGCTGGTTCTGCCGGATATCCCGCCGATGTTGCAGGCCATGATCCGCTCGATGGGCGCGCTGCCGGTGCTGTTCTTCATCGGCACGCTTCGCGGCGTCAAATTCTTCGAGCGCGACGGAACATGGAAGCCCGGCCTGGTTGCCGGGCTGATGTTCGGCATCGAATTCGTGCTGATCTTCCAGGGGCTGCGCCTCACCTCGGCCTCGCGCGCGGTGGTGTTCCTCTACACCGCGCCGTTCTTCGTGGCGCTCGGTTCCTACCAGGTGCTGGGCGAGCGGCTCGGCGCCTCGCAATGGCTCGGCCTTGCCATCAGCTTTGCCGGCGTCGCCCTCGCCATCGGTGTGCCCCAGCCCAATGTCGATTCGCATGTTCTGCTCGGCGACCTCATGATCGTCGGCGGCGCCGCGCTGTGGGCGGCGACGACGCTGGTCGCCAAGGGCACGACGTTACGGTTCGCCGCGCCCGAGAAGGCGCTCGGCTATCAGGTCGCCACCTCGATCCCGATCCTGGGGTCGGCGGCCTGGCTGTTCGGCGAGACCATCACCCACGTGCCGGCGCCGCTGTCGCTCGGCCTGATGGCGTTTCAGGCGATCTGGGTCGTTGGAACCACGTTCACGCTTTGGTTCGCGCTGGTGAAGGCCTATTCGGCCAGCAAATTGTCGGCTTTTACCTTCATCACCCCTTTGTTTGGCGTGGTGGGTAGCTATTTCATCATGCACGACACCCTAAGTCTGGCGTTCGGGGCGGCTGCCCTCCTTGTAATTGCTGGGCTTTTTCTGGTTAACCGTCCGAGCCAAACGGCTACGGCGCCAGCTGATGCATTGCTGAACGTCACCAAAACCTGA
- the ispG gene encoding flavodoxin-dependent (E)-4-hydroxy-3-methylbut-2-enyl-diphosphate synthase, with protein sequence MNKPETTIDSDIAGPAPRHHTTQVKVGDVAVGGGAPIVVQSMTNTDTADVESTIAQVAALARAGSEMVRITVDREEAAAAVPHIRDGLAKRGITTPLIGDFHYIGHKLLAAYPACAEALAKYRINPGNVGFKDKRDTQFADIIEIANKNNKPVRIGANWGSLDQELLTKLMDENAASPNPRDVRAVTREAMVQSALLSAARAEELGMPKNRIILSAKVSAVQDLIAVYQDLASRSDYAIHLGLTEAGMGSKGIVASSAALGILLQQGIGDTIRISLTPEPGGDRTREVQVGQELLQTMGFRTFVPLVAACPGCGRTTSTTFQELARSIQDFIRDEMPTWKTKYPGVEELNVAVMGCIVNGPGESKHANIGISLPGTGEAPAAPVFVDGKKFRTLRGPTISADFKALVIDYIDQRYGQGAKVPVTAAE encoded by the coding sequence ATGAACAAGCCCGAAACCACCATCGATTCCGACATCGCGGGACCTGCGCCGCGCCATCATACCACCCAGGTCAAAGTCGGCGACGTCGCCGTCGGCGGCGGTGCGCCGATTGTCGTGCAGTCGATGACCAATACCGACACCGCCGATGTCGAAAGCACCATCGCTCAGGTTGCGGCGCTCGCGCGTGCCGGCTCCGAAATGGTCCGCATCACCGTGGACCGCGAGGAAGCCGCGGCCGCCGTTCCGCACATCCGCGACGGCCTCGCCAAGCGCGGTATCACCACGCCGCTGATCGGTGACTTCCACTATATCGGCCACAAGCTGCTCGCGGCCTATCCGGCCTGCGCCGAGGCGCTCGCCAAGTACCGCATCAATCCCGGCAATGTCGGCTTCAAGGACAAGCGCGACACCCAGTTCGCCGACATCATCGAGATCGCGAACAAGAACAACAAGCCGGTCCGCATCGGCGCCAATTGGGGCTCGCTCGACCAGGAGCTCTTGACCAAGCTGATGGACGAGAATGCCGCTTCGCCGAATCCGCGCGACGTGCGCGCGGTGACGCGCGAGGCCATGGTGCAGTCCGCGCTGCTCTCGGCTGCGCGCGCCGAAGAGCTCGGCATGCCCAAGAACCGCATCATCCTTTCCGCAAAGGTCTCGGCGGTGCAGGATCTCATAGCGGTCTACCAGGATCTCGCCAGCCGTTCCGACTACGCCATCCATCTCGGCCTGACCGAAGCCGGCATGGGCTCGAAGGGCATCGTGGCCTCCTCGGCCGCGCTCGGCATCCTCTTGCAGCAGGGCATCGGCGACACCATCCGCATCTCGCTGACGCCGGAGCCCGGCGGCGACCGCACCCGCGAGGTGCAGGTCGGCCAGGAGCTCTTGCAGACCATGGGCTTCCGCACCTTCGTGCCGCTGGTCGCGGCGTGCCCCGGCTGCGGCCGCACCACCTCGACCACGTTCCAGGAGCTGGCGCGCTCGATCCAGGATTTCATTCGCGACGAGATGCCGACGTGGAAGACGAAATATCCCGGGGTCGAGGAGCTCAACGTCGCGGTGATGGGCTGCATCGTCAACGGTCCCGGCGAATCCAAGCATGCCAATATCGGCATCTCGCTGCCGGGCACCGGCGAAGCGCCGGCCGCGCCTGTCTTCGTCGACGGCAAGAAGTTCCGCACGCTGCGTGGTCCGACCATCTCCGCCGACTTCAAGGCGCTGGTGATCGACTATATCGACCAGCGCTACGGCCAGGGTGCCAAGGTGCCGGTGACCGCAGCGGAGTAG